CTCTACCGAGAGCCAAAAGATTATCCTTCGCATGCTCAAGAACATATTTTACTATGTATGAAACAAGTTCTTCTTGCAATTTCAAATTATCTTCGTGCTCATAATATGCAACTTCTGCTTCGTGCATCCAGAACTCTATGAGATGTCTACGAGTTTTTGATTTTTCTGCTCTGAATGTTGGACCAAGATTATAGACCTTTCCAAAAGCCATACAAGCGGCTTCAAGATAAAGTTGTCCAGTTTGAGTTAGATAAACCTTTCCATAGTCAAAATAATCAAGCTCGAACAGATTACCTGCGGTTTCACCAATTGCTCCGGTAAAGATAGGCGTATCGATCAAAGTGAAATTTCTGGCTTTGTAAAATTGTCTTATTGCCGTCAAGATGGCGTTTCTTATTTTCAGAATATGAAATTGCCTTCTTGATCTCAACCAAAGATGTCTGTATGACATTAGAAAATCTATACCGTGGTCTTTTTTCGATATTGGATAAGGTTCATCTGGTATTTGAATTGGTGTCACATCAGATGCATGAATCTCAACACCGTAGGGCGATCGCTTATCTTCTATCACTTTACCCCTAATGATAACACTCGATTCTATCCTCAGTTTGGAAGCACTCTCGAAAACCTTAGGATCTACAGAAGATTCTTCAACTACAACCTGAACAAAACCTGTACCATCTCTAAATTGAACGAAATGAATTTTTCCACTTGATCTCATATTCCATACCCAGCCACGCAATTCAACTTCTTCACCTATGTGGTTTCTCAATTCTTCAACATATAACCATTTCACAATCTATCCCTCCTCATTGCTTTCTGCTTCTAATGATAACACTTCAGATGTCACTTGAACATTGTAGATAGCATGGTATAATAAAATTGTAAGGCGACGTAGCCAAGTGGTTAAGGCGGAGGTCTGCAAAATCTCTATGCGTGGGTTCGAATCCCACCGTCGCCTCCAGGGGGGAAGTATCTCCCCTTTTTCTTTCCTACTTGACTATTCATTTACCAGTTGCATAATCATCTTAGAGGTGATTCGATGGATATTAAACGCCTCGATCGTTTCATATTTCAAATAAAAGGAATGAACATCGATGCCGTTGTCTACACAGATCAAGAAACGATCAATGATCCAGAATTCAAAGAAGCTTTACAACAAATAGTAAATGTGACATACATGCCAGGTATAGTTGCTGCGATAGCAATGCCAGATATCCATTGGGGTTATGGGTTTCCAATCGGAGGAGTTGGAGTTTTCTCTGCTGAAAATGGAGTTATATCACCTGGAGGTATTGGATTCGACATAAATTGCGGTGTGAGACTTCTGTTGACTTCAGCAAGTGATAGTGAAGTGAAAGTCGTTCTTGAAAAATTACTCCAGCAAATCTACAAAACCGTACCGGTAGGTGTAGGTGCAAGTGGGGCTATCAAAGTTGATGAAAAAACATTACGTCAGATTTGTGTAGATGGTGCACATTGGGCTGTTGAAAAAGGTTTCGGAACAAAACAGGATCTAAACAGGATTGAGGATACAGGAAGATTGAGCCCGGCCGATCCAAATCATGTATCAAAAAAAGCCTTTGAAAGAGGACTTGATGAATTGAGTACACTTGGAGCGGGTAATCATTTCATAGAGATACAGAAAGTCGATCAAATCTTTGACGAAAAAGTAGCACAGGCATTCGGAATCTTTGAAGATCAAATAACAATCTCTATACACTGTGGTAGTCGTGGCTTTGGACATCAAATTGCGACCGATTATATTCAGATTATGCGTGATAAATTATCTGCTCATAACAAAAACTTACCCGATAAACAATTGATAAATGCTCCGTTTAACCACGTTATTGGGCAACAGTACTTTAATGCTATGAACTGCGCAGCAAATTATGCTTTTGCCAATAGGCAAATGATATCTGATATGATAAGGAAAAGTTTTGAAAAAATTCTTCCCGGACACAAGGTCTGGCTGCTGTACGATGTAGCACACAATATAGCAAAACTCGAAGATTATGGACAAAAGGTTATAGTCCATCGCAAAGGAGCTACAAGATCGTTAGGTCCGGGAAATACCATGCTATCAGATGAATTCATCAAAACTGGGCAACCCGTTCTAATACCTGGGAGTATGGGTAGTGCGTCATATGTTCTTGTTGGAACCAAGAAAGCGGAACAGATTTCATACGCAAGTACAGCACATGGTGCAGGTAGAGTCTTGGGTAGAAAAGCAGCACTACGGAATTTGAGTTACGATAAAGTTTTGAAACAACTCAAAGAAAAAGGAATAATGACGATAAGCAAAGAGAAAAAGACATTGGTTGAAGAAGCTCCAGAGACTTATAAAGATGTAGAGAGAGTTGTTGAAATCGTGGATCAAATTGGTATATCGAAAAAAGTTGCACGCTTGATACCATTGGGTGTGGTAAAAGGATGAAGTTTTATTTGAATCTCGAAGGTGTAGCATCTACACTCTATACACTTCTCACCCAAGGTGCTGTTTTCACAGGTCTCGCTCTGGCATTTGGACTTGATGAATTTCTCATCGGTGTGAGTGCCGCGTTTCCAATGATTGCCCAAGCCTTTCAGGTCGTTTCACCAGTGATAATGAGAAAATTTCCAAGACGTAGGTTTTTGACGAATCTTTTCAATATTCTTTCGAGATCTCCGTGGATATTGCTGATGATATTCTTACTCGTTCCAAATAGAACCCCAGCCATTTTCGTGACAATCTTTGCCTTTTCCCAGATCTTTGGAACTCTTGCCGGAAATGCTTGGACGTCTTTGGTCCGCGATTTGATTTCAGAGGAAGAAAGAGGTACGTTTTTCGGCAGAAGAAATATTTATATCTCTCTTGTGACACTCGTAGCTTTTTATGGTTATTCTCTGCTTATTGAGAAATTTCGCGATCCACTTGGCTATGAGATCGTGATCGGCATCGGTATGGTGGGAATGCTCATCTCTTTATGGTCTTTGAAAAAAGTTCCTGAAGTACCTCTCAAGAGTTCTGGTGCTTTGATAGAAACCAAGGTAGTTTTTCAAGACTACAATTTCATGAAACTATGTTTGTTCTATCTGATTTGGAATGCAGTGATAGCTTTTACTTCTCCTTTCTACAGTTATCATTTATTAAAGAATTTGAATGTACCATTTTCATATATAGGCATCACAACGGTGATCAACAGTCTTGTTGCTATGGCTTTCTACAACATCTGGGGAAAACTTTCAGATAAATATGGTCACAAAACAATAGCAGTCCTTGGAATCATCATGGCTTGCTATGTTTCTCCCTTATGGATTCTGATGAACCAATATACTTGGAAATATTTGATGATTGTCGATGTCATCATGTCTGGAATAGCTTGGTCTGCTATAAACCTTACCTTTTTGACATTACCAATGGAAGTTGCTCACAGCTCTTCTCCAGCTTATTTTGCCATGTACTCGACATTCGGTGGTATTGGTGGACTGATTGGAGCAGTTCTGGGTGGTGCCACTGCTAAGGCACTATCCCCGGTGAGTTTTTCAATCCTGGGGATTCCGATAGTTGGGGTACAGATAATGTTTTTCACAGCCAGTTTTCTGAGGGCTTTTACATTGAAGTTTATATTGAGAGTCAAGACAAAAAGGTATGTGCCAGTTAGGAGACTTATAGTCAGTGCCTTATCATATATTTCGCGAGGCGAGATACCGAGAATGAATGGAACTGATATTTACGATATAAGCAGAATGATAAAGCGAAAGGTTGAAGAAACACAGATAAAGGAGGAAAAACAATGGCGAGTGAAAAGATGGTGGTAATTCAAATAAAAGATTCAACGGTGATACTCGCAAAGGAAAGAACATCGATGTGCGGAAAATGTCCGGCTAACATGTTCTGTACAGGAGAGAAACAGACGGTGAGCTTGGAGGTAGACAAAGCACAATTTGACCTCAAGGTAGGAGATCAAGTACTGGTTAAAACACCAGCAACAAGTGGTACCAAGATCGCTTTTGTGGTTTATACTATACCCACTATATTGTTTGTCGTGTCTCTCCTGATTACGACATCCTTTCTCTCGGAAACTATCTCTTTTGTCATATCTGTATCAGCTGTCGCATGTTATTATCTGTTACTCAGACTTTATGACAAAAAGTTCAGAAAGAAATTCCGGCCACAGATTATCCAAATTCTTCGCGATTAACAGTGAGTAAATCTATCAAATGTTTTTTCTCTTCGTTTATAATAGTTTCGATGATTTTTTTCTCATCACTAATGTATTTCAATAGCTCCGAGTAAAAGATGATACTGTCTTTTTCTACATTTATAGCTATATCGAGTGCTTGTTTAAAAGTCAATTCTTGTTTTGATTTCTCCATAGCTGGGAAGATTGACACTTCTGCAAAACTTTTCAAATAGCCACTCACTTCGTCCTCGATCCAACTGGAAATTGAAGTAGAATGTTCAATCCGCTCAGTGAGATTTTTGAAAAATTGCTGATGCACTCTCTCTTGATCTGCCAGTCTGGTGAAAAATTCTTTGAGTTTCTGATTTTGTTGATCCTTTGCAAGATTGTCGTAGAACACATAACCATTTGCCTCAATCTGTATGGCAATTGAGATCAAGTCGTTCATGGATACCATCCGATTCCCTCCTCATATTAAAATGAAGCTCTCTAAAACTCTATCATTTCTGTTTGCAATGAATTGATCCCTTCCAAAATTTCCTCTGGAGTAATTAATCTTCCACCCACTTTAGTGACAATCTTGACCTTTAGATTTTTCTTTGTCAGGGAGAGCACTTCTTTTGCGTACTGACCCAAGTTCATTTCCGCAAAAACTACCCCATCAACCTGTGTCAAAAGTTTTTTCAACCTCGTGGCAGCTACTGGCCAGATCGTTATAGGTCTGAAAAGTCCTACTTTGATTTTATCTTGTCTTGCTATCTTGACAGCTTTAATGGCACTTCTCGCAACTGAACCATATGCCACAACAAGAATCTCAGCATCATCTGTCATATATTCATCATACATGGCTATTTGGTCGGCATGGATTCTAATCTTATTGGACAATCGTCTCACCAATTTATCACTGATCTCGAAACTCGCCTGTGGAAAACCAGATTCGTCGTGCACAAGGCCTGAAACATGAAACCGTGCTCTACCCATTTCTATAAGTGGTGTCGGTGTTGGCTCTGCAAAATCCTGTTCGGAAAATGGTGTATAAATTTCCTCTTCTGACAATTCACTTTCTGTTAATCTGGGAAGGATTTTCACTTCCTTATCGTCAGGTAATTCAAAAGTCTCTCTCATGTGCCCTAAGACTTCATCCATCAGGAAAATAACAGGTGTACGGTAATACTCTGCATAGTTAAAGGCTTTTATGATGAGTTTATAGGTTTCACCGACACTCCATGGATATAAAGCGATTATTTCATGATCGCCATGTGTACCCCATCTCGCTTGCATTATATCTCCCTGAGCTGGTTGGGTTGGAAGCCCTGTAGAAGGTCCTCCTCGCATTACATTTACAAAAACACACGGTGTTTCCGCCATTACAGCATAACCGATCGCTTCTTGCATTAAACTGAAACCCGGTCCACTGGTAGCCGTCATAGATTTAGCACCAGCAAGAGATGCACCTATAATAGCTGCAGCACTTGCTATTTCATCCTCCATTTGAATGAATACTCCTCCCACCTTCGGTAATTCCCTTGCCATAGTCTCTGCAATTTCCGAAGAAGGAGTTATTGGATATCCGGCATAGAATCTACATCCACCTCTTATAGCTCCAAGCGCACAAGCTTCATTTCCTTGCATCAATACTCTTTCACCCATTTTGAACACTCTCCTGTACAGGCAATTTTTCCTCGATGACTATTGCAAAATCTGGACACAGGTTCTCGCACATTAGACAACCTATACACTTTGCAGCATCAGCTACAATTGGCTTTAGTAATTCACCTTTTGCAATCGCACCCGTTGGACAAAAGTGGTAACATATACCACATTTTTTACACCAAGAATAATTTATCTTCACATCATACTGCTTTTTCATGATAAAACCTCCTATTTGATCAAAGATAAAAATACACCAGCTGCAACCGCCGAACCAATAACACCAGCTACATTTGGGCTCATCGCATGCATGAGTATGAAATTGGTTGGATCAACTTCTTGCGCCAACTTCTGAGCAACTCTTGCAGAATCTGGAACGGCCGAAACCCCGGCGGCTCCGATCAATGGATTGATTTTTTCCTTGAGGAACAAATTCATAAACTTCGCAAACATGATACCCCCCGCAAGTGAGCAGATAAATGCAAAAGCACCAAGACCAAATATCATTAAACTCTGAGGTTTTAGAAAGACATCTGCACGCGCAGAAGCACCTACACAAACCATTAGAATAACTGTTACTGTGTCAAGGATGTATCTGCTGGCTGCTTCAACAAGTCTTTTCACATTACCGGCTTCTCTTAAAATATTTCCGAGCATCAGCATACCAACCAGCGACAAAGATTGTGGCACAAGAATCGCGGAAACCACAGTTACAATTATTGGAAAAAGTATTCTCTCTGTCTTGGAAACCTTTCTTGGTGGCCCCATTCTTATCTTTCTTTCTTCTTTCGTGGTAAGAATTTTCGAGACGATTGGCTGCAAAATTGGTATCAACGCGATATATGAATAGGCAGCAATTGCAATTGCTGAAAGAAGTTCAGGAGAAAAACGACTTGATATATATATGGAAGTGGGTCCATCTGCTCCCCCAATGACACCTATCGAGGCCGCTTGCTTCAGGGTGAAACCAAAAGTTTTTGCAAGGATGAACGTTATGAAAATTCCTATCTGTGCTGCTCCACCCAAAAATATCGTTATTGGATAGGAAATCATGAATGAGAAATCTGTCAGAGCACCTATACCAAGAAATATCAATGGAGGGTAAATACCTTTTATTACTCCTATGTTTAAGTACCAAAGTAATCCACCTTCGTCAAGAATATTGGTCAGTTGCGGTGGGATATTTCCCAAAATAATCCCAAACGCTATAGGAATCAAGAGTAAAGGTTCGGCATCTTTTTTTATCGCGATGTATAGCAATACAAGTGCGACGAAATACATAATGACGTTTCCAACAGTGACATAACCAAATGCAGACTGTTTGAAAAAAGCTGTCAAACCTTCTAACATTGTATGACCTCCTGCTCAATCCATCATAGGGTAGTGTAGATTTTTCTTCTTTGCTGTTTCGAGAGCAATTTCATAACCGGCATCAAGATGTCTGATCACACCTATTCCGGAGTCATTCGTCAAAACGCGTTCAAGCTTCTTAGATGCCAATTCTGTTCCATCTGCCACTATAACCATTCCGGCATGAATCGAATAACCTATCCCCACGCCTCCTCCGTGGTGAACAGAAACCCATGTAGCACCACTTGAAGTATTCAGCAAAGCATTCAAAATAGGCCAATCGGCTATTGCATCACTACCATCTTTCATCGCTTCTGTTTCTCTGTATGGCGATGCAACAGAACCCGTATCATGATGATCTCTACCAATCACGATAGGCGCCTTTAATACACCTTTTTTCACCATATCATTCATGGCGAGACCCATCTGTGTTCTCTCACCCTGCCC
The DNA window shown above is from Thermotoga profunda AZM34c06 and carries:
- the asnS gene encoding asparagine--tRNA ligase, coding for MKWLYVEELRNHIGEEVELRGWVWNMRSSGKIHFVQFRDGTGFVQVVVEESSVDPKVFESASKLRIESSVIIRGKVIEDKRSPYGVEIHASDVTPIQIPDEPYPISKKDHGIDFLMSYRHLWLRSRRQFHILKIRNAILTAIRQFYKARNFTLIDTPIFTGAIGETAGNLFELDYFDYGKVYLTQTGQLYLEAACMAFGKVYNLGPTFRAEKSKTRRHLIEFWMHEAEVAYYEHEDNLKLQEELVSYIVKYVLEHAKDNLLALGRDISKLEKVEPPFERITYDEAIELLQKNGLNVQWGDDFGGDEETIIASNFEKPVFVTHYPRKVKAFYMQPDPKRPEVVRCADLLAPEGYGEIIGGSQRIHDYQLLLERLEEFNLPKEKYQWYLDLRKWGSVPHSGFGLGIERTVAWICGLEHIREAIPFARTLYRIYP
- a CDS encoding RtcB family protein, with protein sequence MDIKRLDRFIFQIKGMNIDAVVYTDQETINDPEFKEALQQIVNVTYMPGIVAAIAMPDIHWGYGFPIGGVGVFSAENGVISPGGIGFDINCGVRLLLTSASDSEVKVVLEKLLQQIYKTVPVGVGASGAIKVDEKTLRQICVDGAHWAVEKGFGTKQDLNRIEDTGRLSPADPNHVSKKAFERGLDELSTLGAGNHFIEIQKVDQIFDEKVAQAFGIFEDQITISIHCGSRGFGHQIATDYIQIMRDKLSAHNKNLPDKQLINAPFNHVIGQQYFNAMNCAANYAFANRQMISDMIRKSFEKILPGHKVWLLYDVAHNIAKLEDYGQKVIVHRKGATRSLGPGNTMLSDEFIKTGQPVLIPGSMGSASYVLVGTKKAEQISYASTAHGAGRVLGRKAALRNLSYDKVLKQLKEKGIMTISKEKKTLVEEAPETYKDVERVVEIVDQIGISKKVARLIPLGVVKG
- a CDS encoding MFS transporter → MKFYLNLEGVASTLYTLLTQGAVFTGLALAFGLDEFLIGVSAAFPMIAQAFQVVSPVIMRKFPRRRFLTNLFNILSRSPWILLMIFLLVPNRTPAIFVTIFAFSQIFGTLAGNAWTSLVRDLISEEERGTFFGRRNIYISLVTLVAFYGYSLLIEKFRDPLGYEIVIGIGMVGMLISLWSLKKVPEVPLKSSGALIETKVVFQDYNFMKLCLFYLIWNAVIAFTSPFYSYHLLKNLNVPFSYIGITTVINSLVAMAFYNIWGKLSDKYGHKTIAVLGIIMACYVSPLWILMNQYTWKYLMIVDVIMSGIAWSAINLTFLTLPMEVAHSSSPAYFAMYSTFGGIGGLIGAVLGGATAKALSPVSFSILGIPIVGVQIMFFTASFLRAFTLKFILRVKTKRYVPVRRLIVSALSYISRGEIPRMNGTDIYDISRMIKRKVEETQIKEEKQWRVKRWW
- a CDS encoding SoxR reducing system RseC family protein, with product MASEKMVVIQIKDSTVILAKERTSMCGKCPANMFCTGEKQTVSLEVDKAQFDLKVGDQVLVKTPATSGTKIAFVVYTIPTILFVVSLLITTSFLSETISFVISVSAVACYYLLLRLYDKKFRKKFRPQIIQILRD
- a CDS encoding ferritin-like domain-containing protein, with the translated sequence MVSMNDLISIAIQIEANGYVFYDNLAKDQQNQKLKEFFTRLADQERVHQQFFKNLTERIEHSTSISSWIEDEVSGYLKSFAEVSIFPAMEKSKQELTFKQALDIAINVEKDSIIFYSELLKYISDEKKIIETIINEEKKHLIDLLTVNREEFG
- a CDS encoding 2-oxoacid:acceptor oxidoreductase subunit alpha, with amino-acid sequence MGERVLMQGNEACALGAIRGGCRFYAGYPITPSSEIAETMARELPKVGGVFIQMEDEIASAAAIIGASLAGAKSMTATSGPGFSLMQEAIGYAVMAETPCVFVNVMRGGPSTGLPTQPAQGDIMQARWGTHGDHEIIALYPWSVGETYKLIIKAFNYAEYYRTPVIFLMDEVLGHMRETFELPDDKEVKILPRLTESELSEEEIYTPFSEQDFAEPTPTPLIEMGRARFHVSGLVHDESGFPQASFEISDKLVRRLSNKIRIHADQIAMYDEYMTDDAEILVVAYGSVARSAIKAVKIARQDKIKVGLFRPITIWPVAATRLKKLLTQVDGVVFAEMNLGQYAKEVLSLTKKNLKVKIVTKVGGRLITPEEILEGINSLQTEMIEF
- a CDS encoding 4Fe-4S dicluster domain-containing protein yields the protein MKKQYDVKINYSWCKKCGICYHFCPTGAIAKGELLKPIVADAAKCIGCLMCENLCPDFAIVIEEKLPVQESVQNG
- a CDS encoding sodium ion-translocating decarboxylase subunit beta, which codes for MLEGLTAFFKQSAFGYVTVGNVIMYFVALVLLYIAIKKDAEPLLLIPIAFGIILGNIPPQLTNILDEGGLLWYLNIGVIKGIYPPLIFLGIGALTDFSFMISYPITIFLGGAAQIGIFITFILAKTFGFTLKQAASIGVIGGADGPTSIYISSRFSPELLSAIAIAAYSYIALIPILQPIVSKILTTKEERKIRMGPPRKVSKTERILFPIIVTVVSAILVPQSLSLVGMLMLGNILREAGNVKRLVEAASRYILDTVTVILMVCVGASARADVFLKPQSLMIFGLGAFAFICSLAGGIMFAKFMNLFLKEKINPLIGAAGVSAVPDSARVAQKLAQEVDPTNFILMHAMSPNVAGVIGSAVAAGVFLSLIK